In Festucalex cinctus isolate MCC-2025b chromosome 9, RoL_Fcin_1.0, whole genome shotgun sequence, the DNA window ATAAACAAACTATTTCGCCACTTTATCATAAACCAAAAAGTAAAAGTGATTTTTACTCTTGTGTCTCAATCATGTCATTTCAGTAACGCCAAGATgacggccatcttggatcaGAAGCATTACATTGAGGAGTTGAATCGTCACCTCAGTGGCACTGTCACAGACCTTCAAGCCAAGATGGACTCTCTGGAGAAAACCAACAGCAAACTCGTAGAAGAGGTCAGAAGTTTAATGGGAGGAAATGGTttcagcagccaatcatattttGCCTTGCTTAGAAGACCGTTCACCCTTATTGTGACAGCCATTATTAGCAATGATTGAAACCAAACATCAAAGATTGTGAAAAGCTCCATTATATATTCCTTTAGTGTGCTGCAAGACCAATAATCCACACTGACAATCCAAACTTTTCAAATAGTCTATTTCTCATTTAGCTCACGGCAGCGACAGACAGAATCAACTCTCTGCGGGAAGAACAGGAACAGCTGAGACAGGACAACGAGCTGATCTTGCTGGCCAGTCAGAAAAAAGAAGAGGTCCGAAAGTGAATGCCTCAGTTTGACACAGACTTCAATTGgacaaattaactttttttttttttttctttcccaggcCGCACTTCAGGACAGCCAGGTGGAGCTGGAGACATACAGACAAACGCGGCAAGGCCTGGATGAGATGTACAATGTTGTGTGGAAGCAGTACAAGGAAGAAAAACGCATTCACCAGGTCAGGTATTGATCGTTAGTGGCTCTGAACCGTTTGGCTAAGTGCACATAGACATGTACAGGGATTGTTCgattgatttttttcctttttctttttctttttctttttcagagcAATACTCTACTcatatatttggcagaataatatTCTGAAAACCGatttaattaatatattatttaaaaaaaaaaacaataataaagatAGAATTACATGCTGAATGTTTGACTTTATATATAGACAGTAACTGTCctttatttattgtataataTTACAGAAAGAAAAATCGAAcgacttttattcatttttggggggtaaaaTTTGACTGTCATTATCTTTGCTTATGTTGCAAATggtagtgtttaaaaaaaaatgcagattttaAACGAGCTAATATGGGCTGGCTGTTAAATCGTTATCCAATACTGTAATATTATACAAGGGTGTCCATTAAGCTTAAGTCTGGGTGCATGGTAAAAACATATACTCctgaaaacaaaactattttattcaattgtaatgttgataaataatattttcaacatgatttccatcattttcaatgCATACCTTAGATGTGCTGTGCAAAATTCAGGTAAAttggaataaataataataataataataataataataaaatggaatAGATCAAAGGTTGAATTCTTCCACAATTATGTGATATAACCATCCTTCTTGTCCACTTCAGAGTACCAAATCTTCATTctggggatgaaaaatgttatcaataaataaaatagtaaaatcCAACGTAACCAGACTTTGTGGACATCCTGTATAGTATTTTATTACAATGAGATCCCGTTTTCACTTTTGATAGTTAGGGATTTGCCCAATTTagaccatcattttttttaagcatgctATGGCAGGCGTGACCAACATTGCAAATGTTTAGGAGTTGGAGCGAGAGCTGGAGCTGCAGTTGGGACTGAAGCAGGAGATGGAGATGGCCATGAAGCTGCTAGAGAAGGACTCGCACGAAAAACAGGACTCATTGGCTGCCTTGCGACTCCAATTGGACCAAGTCAAAGCGCTCAACCTTCAAATGTTCCACAAAGCGCAGGTACATGCTCGCAATGACACGTCAACTGAGACACGAGACGCATTTTTTGACCAGCTTCGGTGCCCTTCAGGACTTTGAACGAGAGGCGGCCAAAAAACAGGCGGAGGCTGAACAGCTGGAGCGGAAGATGGACGACATGACGAAAGCCATGGCGGAACTCGAACGCAGGTACGTTTTTGTGTATTGATCACTTTGATCCAAGccaatccactttatttctTTAGCACATAAACATGCGTATTGAAAGGGCTGCACATTGAGGTCCACACACTGTCATACAAATCaaatctagtaaaaaaaaaaattatatatatatatatatatatatatatatatatatatatatatatatatatatatatatatatatatatatatatatatataaagaaaaaactgtcaataaaatgctaacatacaacaggtaaaataaaaataataaatacataaaaaataataaataaatgaaataaaaacaataataataattttaaaaaaacatgaaaagaccCCGAGGACCACACAATTCACGCTgaactaaaaagaaaagaataaaagACTTAAGACACTCCACTGTGGGAGCAGTGGATGATGACAACTTCCGATATTAATGAATTGACGTGCTTGTTAGGCTCCAGAGTTCCGAAAAGGATCGTAAGAAGAGCGACCAGTCTGATCAAGACTTGAGAGTTGAGCTGGAGGGAAAAGTCAACGCTCTTGAAAAACAACTGAGTGACCTGGACGCACTAAGGTAAACACACTTCATCGGGTTATAATGGTTTTGGATTTGTCGtcgtagttattttttttttttattattatttttcaaatttagatAGTTTTggagcagttttttttattatttgttttatttgaattacTAGTTTAGTATTGCTTTtagtttttaatataaaaatcgTCTGTTGtgagaaaaacatttatttattttacatttttctgtttATGGGATAAAACTGAATTCAGACATAccaaaaatgtatgtaaaataaatatataaataatggaCCTAAGAGTTTTTCACTGGTCAGAGACAAAATAGACATCTATATTGTTAACTAATTTGTCTCATGTGGTAAGGCTGGGCTTGGAGAAGGAGCTCGTGTTTGAGAGGGAGCAGCGGCAAGGCCTTCAGAAAGCCCTCCAGAGGGAGCAGGACAACAGTGCTGAGCTTTGTACGCAACTGCAACAACTCCAAGGCCTGCACGCCGTCAGTAATTCCCCAGTTTTTGCGATCGATAGTTTTGATTTGATGGATGGTGTGCAAGGATTTCGTTTTACCCAAGACAAATTAATGGTCATATAACTTTTATTACATTgcatgaaaaccccaaattctccAGCCCAAGAAATTCTATCACATTTCAAAAGTTTTAAATATAGAAATGATGTAGtaatgtaaaaaatttaaaataggaGTTGGATGATCTGAAGCAAGAgaagcagcagctgcagcagaTGTGCGAGCAGCAGGAGCAAGCGTTGCAAGAGATGGGCCTTCATCTCAGCCAGTCAGTGCTCAAATTGACCACTTTCGTTATTGGGTGCCAGTGACGTGTTATGTCATGTTGTTATTCCATTGCATTTCCTTAAGGTCAAAACTCAAGATGGAGGACTTCAAGGAGGTTAATAAAGCACTGAAGGTAAAATGGGGAAATCTTTATTTTACTTCGTCATAGGGTTTGGCAATAAACCAAATTGATTTGATTAATCGTCATATTGAAAATTGAATtgatgaaaatttgctaaatcgtgaaatcgaattttgtcttctagattattaaaagctgttgttcttatgtacTGTTACATTCAGATGTTAttttgagttgtaattttgctaaCTATGAATGTTACAACTAATTTAGAGTTGGTATAcattattgtctgaacattttgcattggaattatttttgaataaatgacacCTTTCAGTTTGTTGGGTTCATTAGATTAAAACTGATTAAAACCGCAATTGTCCTGAATGACTGGGGGGGAGAGAATCAGATTTATAAATTTGAAACACTGTTGTTTGCAGGGTCACGCCTGGTTAAAAGATGACGAGGCCACACAATGCAAGCAATGCCAAAAAGAGTTCTCCATCTCACGAAGAAaggcaagtttttttgtttttatttttattttttaacgcatTCAGATTGAagccacgtttttgttttggttttagcACCATTGCAGGAACTGCGGGGATATTTACTGCGGCACTTGCTCCAGTAACGAGCTGGCCTTGCCTTCGTATCCTCGTCCCGTGCGGGTGTGTGACATGTGTCACTCCTTGTTGCTGCAGAGGAGTTCATCGAAATCTTCCTGACACTACACTTGACCCGCCACCATTTTGGATCTCACGCTGCACAGACACTACATTTATTAAGCCACGTTGATGAATGTCAATTTTGGGTTCAATGTGAACGTTCATGCATTAAATGGGTGCGTTTTTCTGGAGGAGGGAGGAAATAGTTGTCAAGCTGGGCAGGACTGAATGAAACCTTTTACTGTCAGCTTTTTCTATTATGTAAGGTATGTTGAGGTTCCACCAAGGAATTTGTCAGAGctctcattttattttgatatacacATTGTAATGCACTAACACTGCAGTAGCTAAGTTTACATCAGTCCCATTGCATCTTTGCAAATTGTGAATAGAATGATAATCTATTTTAGAATGTATTAATACACGCGCGGTGGATTGTGTACACTCTGAAGAGCTGTTTTCTATAATCTGGGGAGTCACACATTTTTAACTTGATAtttaatgaacaaataaaatttGCAATGTTTCCATGACAGCCCAACAAGTTTATTCACTTTGCTCACAGAAAATACAAACAGCATTACAGGCAGAAGACAGGAGGTCGTGTCAACTGATCCCGGATTGCGTTACTCCCGATGGTTCCCGTCGtcgaaaaaaaagtgccttctAACTGGTCAAACCTTAAACATGCTGCCAACGCGGAATTTTGATTTACATTGTACCACTGTAAATTAAACAAAGCATTTCTGTAAAAGCTGAAACGAGGTCTAACATTTGTTCGTGCACTCTGACAACCAAAATGTggtaaaacaaaatgagatgACAAAATCCTGGTACTGACTGGAACGCCTGAAGAAAAAGGAATAGGTGACAACTGTGATAAGCAGACAAACTCTTAtgcctcacaaaaaaaaattataataaaaaattacaaaccCCAGCCCTGAATGAGCTCAACCACCCCTGAACCTATGTACTTATGGGTGAGACGTTTGCGGTCATCGCAGCAAAATTCCTAGTTAAAACAAATTCTCACAATAAACTAAACGGTACAacaacggtaaaaaaaaaaaaaaaactacattccCCATCCCCCACCGATTCCATTCATGGAGCTTCTGCTACTGCCGCCTCCACCACCGCCACCATAGTAACTGCTTCCCATTCCGCCCTGGTTACCTAACAAGAGAGAGAAAATACACAATATAGGACCCCACAGTTCCAAAGTggtccccaaaaaaaataaaaaataaaaaattgcttttCAGGGCAAATGCTATGGAACTCACTATAATCACTGTAGCCGCCCATGTTTCCTTGGCTGCTGTACCCGCTAGAATAGCCTGAGCTCAGCTGGCCGCTACTGTAAGATGATTGGCTCcctgtgaggaaaaaaaccccCTGAAGTTATCTTCTGTTGTGCTCACACCAAAAACCATTTGACAAGTTTGTTATGAGCCAAACTCACCCCCCATCATCTGACTGCTGTACGAGCCGTTACTGCCGCCTGATGTTGAGTTTAAGAACAGCTCCACGTAGCGGTGCTCTGAGGGATGATCAGAAAAACGAGCGTAAACAAACGTTTTTTCCACACTTCTGAGAATTATACTAAACTCACGCATGTTGGCTTTGTCTTTGGACATGGCGGCCACGGCATCCTCGTGTGTCGCAAACTCGACGTCGGCCTCGCCGGTCACTCTACCGTCGGGGCCCACCTCGATATGAACCCGCACGGGATTCAACGGGGAGAAGAACTGCCACAAGCAAACGGAATACGTGTTAAAAACAGTACGACAGAGAACAAACTGTTTGCAATAGGCACGGGCCAATATTAGATTCTGGCAATATGCTAactgtgagcaaaaatattgcggcattaaaatgacatttgaaataAATTGGGTCGcaccgtttttaaaaaattacatttacaagGTTTGTGCAGGCATCGGCAAATCTAATTTGatgcaacttaaaactaatttaTATTAGATTCTGACGATATTACTGCGAGCAAAAATATTGCagtatattgcaatattaaaattacagcgcttaaaattaccttttttgaaaaataaacatttacaggGTTTCTGCAGGCATCATCAAATCTAATTTGATGCTTTTTAATGCAACATAAAACTAAAGCACACATCATACTGCATATTCACACAACATATATTCATATacttatatattagggctgtcaattaCAATTATCGTAAATATAACGTGCGATTTAATCACACGTCACATtctgaatgtacaataaaatatatcttATAAGTATTTCATACTTGTGTTAATTTACaaaagtggacaaatatggTTACCAAATACAAATGCGGTTGTATCAATTACTTCAGTGATAGTAATTCATAACGTTAAAGTAAACAGTTAATTAAAAGTGTGAAACATTTGTGGTGAGCCAgtgttctgccactagatggcattagtgtttcatgttacatttttcttttcaaattctgagcaattgGTATTTGGAAAATTAAGCAAGTCAAGACGCCAGGCCATTTTGCTCATTGTAAATTACAGTTAGTCATATTCAACTCTGAAAGCAGCCAATCATAATCTgccacatttaactcattcactgcctttgacaagtatacttgtcaattgtattttttagagcggtgctaaatgggggcgaatctgagcatgctccactgtaaatatcaaacttggaaacaactttactgatgcccaaccaccggtagatgacatcattgccccattttataggaaataaacacagtttcagagtccatgggagaaatggctgtatttaggcaaacctacatttttcagctgtcaattataaaagaacgggacgggacaaaaagtagggagtctattctgttatttggtagattcggtttatatataattattgaatgtaatatcacgtgagtattggaaatgtaaaaattttctataatgactggcagtgaatgagttaaaaaaaacaaaaacaaaaaaacggtcaAACCATCAATCAGCCCATGCCTAATTTGCAGTAATCTCA includes these proteins:
- the rufy1 gene encoding RUN and FYVE domain-containing protein 1 encodes the protein MADELGEVNTTAENGEAKQEQALAKLSNTDVDDNACENNVLDRAERSPSDSSWSAPLLSLARKATETLSSGVNYASGRRNSTESPAVEKEPESDLIRTGKKLPVVPPKDPMAIERSNLLSMLKLSIKVLIQSSLNLGRTLDSEYPPLQQFFLVLEHCLKHGLKAKKSFIGQNKSIWGPLELTERLCPESANIATSARDLPGIKTGLGRGRAWLHLALMQKTMADYMKALLDCKDLLSEFYDPGALMLEEEGAVMGGLLVGLNVLDANLCIKGEDLDSQVGVIDFSLYLKDPTSTETPKDNAKMTAILDQKHYIEELNRHLSGTVTDLQAKMDSLEKTNSKLVEELTAATDRINSLREEQEQLRQDNELILLASQKKEEAALQDSQVELETYRQTRQGLDEMYNVVWKQYKEEKRIHQELERELELQLGLKQEMEMAMKLLEKDSHEKQDSLAALRLQLDQVKALNLQMFHKAQDFEREAAKKQAEAEQLERKMDDMTKAMAELERRLQSSEKDRKKSDQSDQDLRVELEGKVNALEKQLSDLDALRLGLEKELVFEREQRQGLQKALQREQDNSAELCTQLQQLQGLHAELDDLKQEKQQLQQMCEQQEQALQEMGLHLSQSKLKMEDFKEVNKALKGHAWLKDDEATQCKQCQKEFSISRRKHHCRNCGDIYCGTCSSNELALPSYPRPVRVCDMCHSLLLQRSSSKSS